Proteins from a single region of Barnesiella propionica:
- the pyrH gene encoding UMP kinase: MKQTYKRILLKLSGESLMGEKQYGIDENRVREYAEQIKDIAAMGIEIGIVIGGGNIFRGLSGAAKGVDRVKGDQMGMLATVINSLALSSALDTLGQKARVFTAINMFPIGEYYSKWKAIEAMKNGEIAIISGGTGNPFFTTDTGSALRGVEIEADVMLKGTRVDGIYTADPEKHPDAVKFDEITYDEIYNRGLKVMDLTATTLCKENNLPIIVFDMDTVGNLKKVLSGENIGTLVHN; the protein is encoded by the coding sequence ATGAAACAGACATACAAACGTATCTTATTGAAACTAAGCGGCGAATCGCTTATGGGAGAAAAACAATATGGCATAGATGAAAACCGCGTACGTGAGTATGCCGAACAAATCAAAGATATCGCCGCTATGGGAATTGAAATAGGGATAGTTATCGGAGGCGGCAACATTTTCCGTGGCCTGAGCGGAGCAGCCAAAGGAGTAGATCGGGTTAAAGGAGACCAGATGGGAATGCTTGCCACGGTTATCAACAGCCTGGCACTAAGTTCCGCACTGGACACCTTAGGTCAGAAAGCACGGGTATTCACAGCGATCAACATGTTCCCTATCGGCGAATACTATAGCAAATGGAAAGCTATTGAAGCTATGAAAAACGGAGAAATAGCTATTATATCGGGCGGAACCGGAAATCCGTTCTTCACCACCGACACAGGCTCCGCATTGAGAGGCGTAGAAATCGAAGCAGATGTAATGCTCAAAGGAACCCGCGTCGATGGCATATACACCGCCGATCCGGAAAAACATCCCGATGCGGTCAAGTTCGATGAAATAACATACGACGAGATTTATAACCGGGGCCTTAAAGTAATGGATCTTACGGCAACGACCTTATGCAAAGAAAATAACCTGCCTATTATCGTTTTTGATATGGATACTGTAGGAAACCTGAAAAAAGTTTTATCAGGAGAAAATATAGGAACACTGGTACACAACTAA